In Microbacterium foliorum, the following proteins share a genomic window:
- a CDS encoding uracil-xanthine permease family protein: MPLWKTHGNGRTVEPGAVVKPEERLNWPATIAIGAQHVVAMFGATFLVPTLTGFPVSTTLLFSGLGTLIFLLITKNQLPSYLGSSFAFIAPITAAVAAGGTGSALAGVVAVGILLTAVGLVVQFAGLRWVDALMPPVVAGAIVALIGFNLAPTAWNNFQLDPVTATITLVAIILFAVLFRGFLGRISIFLGVAVGFIYAAFTGSFDVPNALRGGKTPAELIADAPWVGLPEFQLPDFIAPGTWSTIAMFLPVVLVLVAENVGHVRGVATMTEDPAINKHTGRALIADGVATTIAGGFGGSGTTTYGENIGVMAATRVYSTAVYWVAGLFAILLAFSPKVGEVFNSIPAGVLGGATTALYGLIGIIGIKIWVDSRVDFSRPVNQYTAAVSLVIGVAGFSMQLGDFAFGGIVLGTVAALLIYHVGNAIARARKTGADDPRPLEAVGPLGGDPA; the protein is encoded by the coding sequence ATGCCCCTGTGGAAGACCCACGGAAACGGCCGCACTGTCGAGCCCGGCGCCGTCGTCAAGCCCGAAGAGCGCCTGAACTGGCCGGCCACGATCGCGATCGGCGCCCAGCACGTCGTCGCGATGTTCGGTGCCACGTTCCTCGTGCCGACCCTGACCGGCTTCCCGGTCTCGACCACGCTGCTGTTCAGCGGCCTCGGCACGCTGATCTTCCTGCTGATCACGAAGAACCAGCTGCCCAGCTACCTCGGCTCGTCGTTCGCGTTCATCGCGCCGATCACCGCCGCGGTCGCTGCGGGTGGCACCGGCTCAGCCCTGGCGGGAGTCGTCGCGGTCGGCATCCTGCTCACCGCCGTGGGTCTGGTCGTGCAGTTCGCCGGCCTGCGCTGGGTCGACGCGCTGATGCCTCCGGTCGTCGCCGGTGCGATCGTCGCTCTGATCGGCTTCAACCTCGCCCCGACCGCGTGGAACAACTTCCAGCTCGACCCCGTGACCGCGACCATCACGCTCGTCGCGATCATCCTGTTCGCGGTGCTGTTCCGCGGGTTCCTCGGACGCATCTCGATCTTCCTCGGCGTCGCGGTCGGCTTCATCTACGCCGCCTTCACCGGGTCCTTCGACGTACCCAACGCCCTGCGCGGCGGCAAGACGCCCGCCGAGCTCATCGCCGACGCACCCTGGGTCGGCCTGCCCGAGTTCCAGCTCCCCGACTTCATCGCCCCTGGCACCTGGTCGACCATCGCGATGTTCCTCCCCGTCGTCCTGGTGCTCGTCGCCGAGAACGTCGGCCACGTGCGCGGCGTCGCAACCATGACCGAAGACCCCGCCATCAACAAGCACACGGGTCGCGCGCTGATCGCCGACGGTGTCGCCACGACCATCGCCGGCGGCTTCGGCGGATCCGGCACGACGACCTACGGCGAGAACATCGGCGTCATGGCCGCGACCCGCGTCTACTCGACCGCCGTGTACTGGGTCGCCGGGCTCTTCGCGATCCTGCTGGCGTTCTCGCCCAAGGTCGGCGAGGTCTTCAACTCGATCCCCGCCGGCGTGCTCGGCGGTGCGACCACTGCTCTCTACGGCCTGATCGGCATCATCGGCATCAAGATCTGGGTCGACAGCAGGGTCGACTTCTCGCGTCCGGTGAACCAGTACACGGCCGCCGTGTCGCTCGTGATCGGCGTCGCCGGATTCTCGATGCAGCTCGGCGACTTCGCCTTCGGCGGCATCGTGCTCGGCACGGTCGCCGCGCTGCTGATCTACCACGTGGGCAACGCGATCGCCCGCGCGCGCAAGACCGGCGCCGACGACCCGAGGCCCCTCGAGGCCGTGGGCCCGCTGGGCGGCGACCCCGCCTGA
- a CDS encoding phosphoribosylaminoimidazolesuccinocarboxamide synthase — MSTPSDSNAQTIPGWRHIYSGKVRDLYASDDAADTRILVVASDRVSAFDFVLSPGIPEKGALLTRLSRWWFSRLSDVPNHLVEGDIPASVADRAMLAQSLEMLPVECVVRGYITGTGWAEYTESGTVCGIPLPAGLQNGDRLPEPLFTPAYKAPMGEHDENITFERVVELVGAERAAELRDVSLALYTRAAAIAEEKGLILADTKFEFGTDGDGTLRLADEVLTSDSSRYWDAEAWRIGSTPSERMASFDKQIVRDWLASNWDKQGEPPVLPEDIVERTAARYRELIERLGA; from the coding sequence GTGAGCACACCTTCGGACAGCAACGCGCAGACCATCCCCGGCTGGCGCCACATCTATTCGGGCAAGGTCCGCGACCTGTACGCCTCGGATGACGCCGCCGACACCCGCATCCTCGTAGTCGCCTCCGACCGCGTGAGTGCGTTCGACTTCGTGCTGTCGCCGGGCATCCCCGAGAAGGGCGCGCTGCTCACGCGTCTCAGCCGCTGGTGGTTCAGCCGGCTCAGCGATGTTCCGAACCACCTCGTCGAGGGCGACATCCCCGCGAGCGTCGCCGACCGCGCCATGCTCGCACAGTCGCTCGAGATGCTGCCGGTCGAATGCGTCGTGCGCGGCTACATCACCGGCACCGGCTGGGCCGAATACACCGAGAGCGGCACCGTGTGCGGCATCCCGCTGCCTGCGGGCCTGCAGAACGGCGACCGCCTTCCCGAGCCGCTGTTCACCCCGGCATACAAGGCGCCGATGGGCGAGCACGACGAGAACATCACCTTCGAGCGGGTCGTCGAGCTCGTCGGCGCCGAGCGGGCAGCCGAGCTGCGCGACGTCTCGCTCGCGCTCTACACGAGGGCCGCTGCGATCGCGGAGGAGAAGGGCCTGATCCTCGCCGACACCAAGTTCGAATTCGGCACGGATGGCGACGGCACGCTGCGCCTGGCCGACGAGGTGCTCACGAGCGACTCGTCGCGCTACTGGGATGCCGAGGCCTGGCGCATCGGTTCGACCCCGAGCGAGCGCATGGCGAGCTTCGACAAGCAGATCGTGCGCGACTGGCTGGCCTCGAACTGGGACAAGCAGGGCGAGCCGCCCGTGCTTCCCGAGGACATCGTCGAGCGCACCGCCGCCCGCTACCGCGAGCTGATCGAGCGCCTCGGAGCCTGA
- a CDS encoding DUF2945 domain-containing protein, translating into MTKDLSTGDRVSWNTPQGRTHGTVVEKRTKDFRFAGQSFTASDDEPAYIVKSEKSGDEAAHKGSALRKLSS; encoded by the coding sequence ATGACGAAGGACCTATCGACGGGTGATCGGGTGAGCTGGAACACGCCCCAGGGACGAACGCACGGCACGGTGGTGGAGAAGCGGACGAAGGACTTCCGGTTCGCCGGGCAGAGCTTCACCGCCTCGGACGACGAACCGGCTTACATCGTGAAGTCGGAGAAGAGCGGCGACGAGGCCGCGCACAAAGGTTCGGCGCTCCGGAAGCTGAGCAGCTGA
- a CDS encoding DHA2 family efflux MFS transporter permease subunit, which translates to MTESPSTGRPPAASSSSGPSTGTFAAGQRPASPWPALWALVIGFFMILVDTTIVSVANPAIKAALDPTTNNLDNVVWVTSAYLLAYAVPLLITGRLGDRFGPKNIYLIGLAIFTLASLWCGLSGSLEMLIAARAVQGLGAAFMTPQTMAVITRTFPPDRRGAAMGLWGATAGVATLVGPLVGGLLVDGFGWEWIFFVNIPVGIVAFVLAWRLVPKLQTSPHRFDILGVILSAVALFLIVFGLQEGEKFDWGVIWGPISVWSLIITGLVVLALFIVQQARTRSEALVPLALFRDRNFSGANVAIAAVGFTVTSMSLPMMFFLQTARGLTPTEAALLLIPMAVLSGVLAPFAGKLLDRVDPRIILIPGLLCVVVALIWYSALINMGTEIWMFLLPSALMGIGNAGMWGPLATTATRKLPPRQAGAGAGIYNTTRTIGSVIGSASIAAFMQSRLEANLPGLADAPSGISGGGSLPPEVAEGFASGMSQAILLPACVMVVALVASLFLGRYDKTDAAAPSAPAEAPAPAA; encoded by the coding sequence ATGACCGAGTCTCCCTCGACCGGACGTCCACCCGCGGCATCCTCGTCCTCCGGTCCGTCGACCGGCACGTTCGCCGCCGGTCAACGCCCGGCCAGCCCGTGGCCCGCACTGTGGGCGCTGGTCATCGGCTTCTTCATGATCCTCGTCGACACCACGATCGTCTCGGTCGCGAACCCGGCCATCAAGGCGGCGCTCGACCCCACCACCAACAACCTCGACAACGTGGTGTGGGTCACCAGCGCCTACCTGCTCGCCTACGCGGTGCCGCTGCTGATCACCGGACGCCTCGGCGACCGCTTCGGCCCGAAGAACATCTACCTCATCGGCCTCGCGATCTTCACGCTCGCATCGCTCTGGTGCGGACTGTCGGGCTCGCTCGAGATGCTCATCGCGGCGCGCGCAGTGCAGGGGCTGGGTGCCGCCTTCATGACGCCGCAGACGATGGCCGTCATCACGCGCACGTTCCCGCCCGACCGTCGCGGCGCGGCCATGGGCTTGTGGGGCGCGACCGCCGGTGTCGCGACTCTCGTCGGACCCCTGGTGGGCGGGCTGCTCGTCGACGGCTTCGGCTGGGAGTGGATCTTCTTCGTGAACATCCCCGTCGGCATCGTCGCGTTCGTGCTCGCCTGGCGTCTCGTGCCGAAGCTGCAGACCAGTCCGCATCGCTTCGACATCCTCGGCGTCATCCTGAGCGCCGTGGCGCTGTTCCTCATCGTCTTCGGACTGCAGGAGGGCGAGAAGTTCGACTGGGGCGTCATCTGGGGGCCGATCTCGGTGTGGAGCCTCATCATCACCGGCCTCGTCGTGCTCGCCCTGTTCATCGTGCAGCAGGCGCGCACGCGCAGTGAGGCGCTGGTGCCGCTCGCGCTCTTCCGCGACCGCAACTTCTCCGGCGCGAACGTCGCCATCGCCGCCGTCGGGTTCACGGTGACGAGCATGTCGCTGCCGATGATGTTCTTCCTGCAGACCGCGCGAGGGCTCACTCCGACCGAAGCCGCGCTGCTGCTCATCCCGATGGCCGTGCTGTCCGGGGTGCTCGCGCCGTTCGCCGGCAAGCTGCTCGATCGCGTCGACCCGCGCATCATCCTCATCCCCGGTCTGCTCTGCGTGGTCGTCGCCCTCATCTGGTACTCCGCGCTGATCAACATGGGCACCGAGATCTGGATGTTCCTGCTTCCCTCCGCCCTGATGGGCATCGGCAACGCGGGAATGTGGGGGCCGCTCGCGACCACCGCGACCCGCAAGTTGCCGCCGCGCCAGGCGGGTGCCGGTGCGGGCATCTACAACACGACCCGTACCATCGGATCGGTCATCGGCTCGGCATCCATCGCCGCATTCATGCAGTCGCGCCTCGAGGCGAACCTGCCGGGTCTCGCCGATGCCCCCTCGGGCATCAGCGGCGGCGGTTCGCTCCCGCCCGAGGTCGCCGAGGGGTTCGCCTCAGGAATGTCGCAGGCGATCCTGCTTCCCGCGTGCGTGATGGTCGTGGCTCTCGTCGCATCGCTGTTCCTCGGACGCTACGACAAGACGGATGCAGCGGCCCCGTCCGCACCCGCGGAGGCGCCCGCTCCCGCGGCGTGA
- a CDS encoding DUF4160 domain-containing protein has product MRVRGYRFFFYSNEGSEPPHVHVEHSGMTAKFWLAPVSSASRSRFSDDELRSLQRLVNRHRHRFEEAWHEHFGG; this is encoded by the coding sequence ATGCGGGTTCGCGGATACCGATTCTTCTTCTACAGCAACGAGGGATCGGAGCCGCCCCACGTACACGTGGAGCATTCCGGAATGACTGCCAAGTTCTGGCTTGCGCCCGTAAGCTCTGCATCAAGATCGAGGTTCAGCGACGATGAGCTGCGCTCACTGCAGCGTCTCGTGAACCGGCATCGGCATCGTTTCGAGGAGGCGTGGCATGAGCATTTCGGTGGATGA
- a CDS encoding DUF2442 domain-containing protein: MSISVDDAVAVGVSFDDREMHVRIRDGRTISAPLAWFPRLATATAAERRDWRLIGSGEGIQWSRLDEDVSIAGLLHHP, encoded by the coding sequence ATGAGCATTTCGGTGGATGACGCGGTCGCCGTCGGCGTCTCTTTCGACGATCGAGAGATGCATGTGCGCATCAGGGACGGACGGACGATCAGTGCACCTCTCGCGTGGTTCCCGCGTCTTGCCACCGCGACGGCCGCGGAGCGCAGGGATTGGCGACTGATCGGCTCAGGGGAGGGCATTCAGTGGAGTCGGCTCGATGAAGACGTGTCGATCGCGGGGTTGCTGCATCACCCCTGA
- a CDS encoding GNAT family N-acetyltransferase has product MTIELTRPTTDLFDSWAAAVAEFGDGHVDGSGLQTPVTPDRATLDALIEKSTLLADTTADLPEDAVHNDLYWIVDDGEVVGFLSFRHELNEWLREAGGHIGYSVRESRRRQGYASAALRLGFERAREIGLDRVLVTCDDDNVGSYRTIEGAGGVLQDVSDQSARGHAMLRRYWITL; this is encoded by the coding sequence ATGACGATCGAGCTCACGAGGCCCACCACTGACCTGTTCGACTCCTGGGCGGCGGCCGTCGCCGAATTCGGCGACGGGCACGTCGACGGATCAGGTCTCCAGACACCTGTCACCCCGGACCGCGCGACGCTCGATGCCCTCATCGAGAAGTCGACGCTGCTGGCCGACACCACGGCCGACCTCCCCGAGGATGCCGTGCACAACGACCTGTATTGGATCGTCGACGACGGCGAGGTCGTCGGGTTCCTGTCGTTCCGGCACGAGCTCAACGAGTGGCTCCGTGAGGCGGGCGGCCACATCGGGTACTCGGTGCGCGAGTCGCGACGGCGTCAGGGCTACGCTTCAGCGGCGCTGCGTCTCGGGTTCGAGCGGGCACGCGAGATCGGACTCGACCGCGTGCTCGTCACGTGCGACGACGACAACGTCGGCTCGTACCGCACGATCGAGGGTGCCGGAGGCGTGCTGCAGGACGTCAGCGACCAGTCGGCGCGGGGCCACGCGATGCTCCGCCGATACTGGATCACCCTCTAG
- the purD gene encoding phosphoribosylamine--glycine ligase has product MKILVLGSGAREHAIILALRAETAEHEIFVAPGNAGIAQDATPVTLDMLDGAAVTSFANEHGVDLVVVGPEAPLVAGVADVLRAHGIPVFGPGKAAAQLEGSKSFAKRIMDAAGVPTGRAVRATTTAEVEAAFDDLGAPHVVKADGLAAGKGVIVTSDRAEALAHAEHYLPSGPVLIEEFLSGPEVSLFFLSDGDTVRALSPAQDFKRALDGDEGPNTGGMGAYSPLPWLADQFGSEQAFVEEVTRDVALPVIRQLDEEGTPFIGLLYAGLILTPAGVRVIEFNARFGDPETQIVLPRLVTPLSELLLAAASGTLEDQPEPVFSDDVAITVVLASEGYPEAPQTGRPIEGLADAAAVEGVRLVHAATASPDAPGGSLIATGGRVLNVVAVASDFRTARDRAYEAIGRITLDGSHFRTDIAARVAE; this is encoded by the coding sequence GTGAAGATTCTCGTCCTCGGTTCCGGTGCCCGTGAGCACGCGATCATCCTCGCTCTGCGAGCAGAGACCGCGGAGCACGAGATCTTCGTCGCCCCCGGCAACGCCGGAATCGCGCAGGACGCGACGCCGGTCACCCTCGACATGCTCGATGGGGCGGCCGTGACCTCGTTCGCCAACGAGCACGGCGTCGACCTCGTGGTCGTCGGACCCGAGGCGCCGCTGGTCGCGGGTGTCGCCGACGTGCTGCGCGCGCACGGCATCCCTGTCTTCGGCCCCGGCAAGGCCGCGGCTCAGCTCGAGGGGTCGAAGTCCTTCGCCAAGCGGATCATGGATGCCGCCGGCGTGCCCACCGGACGAGCGGTGCGCGCCACCACCACCGCCGAGGTCGAGGCCGCATTCGACGACCTCGGTGCCCCCCACGTGGTCAAGGCCGACGGGCTCGCCGCAGGCAAGGGTGTCATCGTGACCTCGGATCGCGCCGAGGCCCTCGCGCACGCCGAGCACTATCTGCCCTCCGGCCCCGTGCTCATCGAAGAGTTCCTCTCGGGCCCCGAGGTCTCGCTGTTCTTCCTGAGCGACGGCGACACCGTGCGCGCGCTCAGCCCGGCGCAGGACTTCAAGCGCGCGCTCGACGGCGACGAAGGCCCCAACACGGGCGGCATGGGCGCCTACTCTCCGCTGCCGTGGCTCGCCGACCAGTTCGGCAGCGAGCAGGCCTTCGTCGAAGAGGTCACGCGTGATGTCGCCCTGCCCGTGATCCGTCAGCTCGACGAAGAAGGCACCCCGTTCATCGGCCTCCTCTACGCGGGTCTCATCCTGACTCCCGCCGGTGTGCGCGTGATCGAGTTCAACGCCCGCTTCGGCGACCCCGAGACGCAGATCGTGCTGCCTCGCCTCGTGACTCCACTGTCGGAGCTGCTGCTCGCCGCAGCATCCGGCACTCTCGAAGACCAGCCGGAGCCGGTCTTCAGCGACGACGTCGCCATCACGGTCGTCCTCGCCAGCGAGGGCTACCCCGAGGCGCCGCAGACCGGCCGGCCGATCGAGGGCCTCGCCGATGCGGCGGCCGTCGAGGGTGTGCGCCTCGTGCACGCCGCGACAGCCAGCCCCGATGCACCCGGCGGCTCGCTGATCGCGACCGGTGGTCGGGTGCTGAACGTCGTCGCCGTGGCATCCGACTTCCGCACCGCGCGCGACCGTGCCTACGAGGCGATCGGCCGCATCACGCTCGACGGTTCGCACTTCCGCACCGACATCGCCGCCCGCGTCGCGGAGTAG
- a CDS encoding NUDIX hydrolase, with protein sequence MSHSPDTLHGARAQLLAAAQRSEGWTRPLPPVDGNAHAASVLVLFGKLDSIPAQTDSATMAADLDVLLQRRAATLSSHPGQVSFPGGRAEESDADAVATALREAEEETGLDPAGVEILATLTEIPLAASNHMVTPVLGWWRSPSRVAAVDHAETVDVFRVPVAQLLDPATRFTSTIHRMGRTWKGPAFDVDGTIVWGFTAMVLDALFDAAGWTVPWDASAERPVEL encoded by the coding sequence ATGAGCCACAGTCCCGATACCCTGCACGGCGCGAGAGCCCAGCTGCTCGCCGCGGCGCAGCGCAGTGAGGGCTGGACGAGGCCCCTGCCTCCGGTCGACGGCAACGCTCATGCGGCATCCGTGCTCGTGCTGTTCGGCAAGCTCGACAGCATCCCGGCGCAGACCGACTCCGCGACCATGGCCGCAGACCTCGACGTGCTGCTGCAGCGCCGAGCGGCCACGCTGTCGTCGCACCCCGGGCAGGTGTCGTTCCCGGGTGGCCGGGCCGAGGAGTCGGATGCGGATGCCGTCGCCACCGCCCTGCGCGAGGCCGAGGAGGAGACGGGTCTCGACCCGGCCGGCGTCGAGATCCTCGCCACTCTTACCGAGATCCCGCTCGCCGCGAGCAACCACATGGTCACCCCCGTACTCGGCTGGTGGCGTTCGCCGTCGCGCGTCGCGGCCGTGGATCATGCCGAGACGGTCGATGTGTTCCGAGTGCCCGTGGCGCAGCTGCTCGACCCGGCGACCCGCTTCACGTCGACGATCCACCGCATGGGTCGCACCTGGAAGGGGCCGGCGTTCGATGTCGACGGCACGATCGTGTGGGGCTTCACGGCGATGGTGCTCGATGCGCTGTTCGACGCCGCCGGCTGGACCGTGCCATGGGACGCCTCGGCGGAGCGCCCGGTCGAACTCTGA
- a CDS encoding sterol carrier family protein → MPSRKIDIIDGRAALDEVGRADAAGEKPQRTDLATAVRYLLQLLDEKAPGNSVEVRVPPFGAVQVIQGPRHTRGTPPNVVEMDPATWIAVATGKEHWSDAAGAGRVSASGTRADLSDVLPLRP, encoded by the coding sequence ATGCCCTCCAGGAAGATCGACATCATCGACGGCCGCGCGGCGCTCGATGAAGTCGGGAGAGCGGATGCCGCAGGCGAGAAGCCGCAGCGCACCGATCTCGCGACGGCCGTCCGCTACCTGCTGCAACTGCTCGACGAGAAGGCTCCGGGCAACAGCGTCGAGGTTCGAGTGCCGCCGTTCGGCGCGGTGCAGGTGATCCAGGGCCCGCGGCATACGCGCGGCACTCCGCCGAACGTCGTCGAGATGGACCCCGCGACCTGGATCGCCGTCGCCACGGGCAAGGAGCACTGGTCGGATGCCGCGGGTGCGGGCCGGGTCAGTGCCTCAGGCACCCGCGCGGATCTGTCTGACGTCCTGCCGCTGCGTCCCTGA
- a CDS encoding potassium transporter Trk yields MSSHDSSQTVEATVRRVPRFGVFMGIGVVLGIIAAGILTMMGSFEPSEAAGVVYPPGQVFGFLLLWTVPIGFALASVVALILERLARRHDHVVTVEHETIIEND; encoded by the coding sequence ATGTCCTCCCACGATTCCTCCCAGACGGTCGAGGCGACCGTCCGCCGCGTGCCGCGCTTCGGTGTGTTCATGGGCATCGGCGTCGTGCTCGGAATCATCGCCGCCGGCATCCTGACGATGATGGGCAGCTTCGAACCCTCTGAAGCGGCAGGCGTCGTCTACCCGCCCGGACAGGTGTTCGGATTCCTGCTGCTGTGGACCGTGCCGATCGGCTTCGCCCTCGCGAGCGTCGTCGCGCTGATCCTCGAGCGCCTCGCCCGCCGCCACGATCACGTCGTGACGGTCGAGCACGAGACGATCATCGAGAACGACTGA
- a CDS encoding zinc-binding alcohol dehydrogenase, which yields MADKPQWLIREDASVPVLVALALRQSLGIRAPEDLPSLRDLPVRAPDAVEVTPELEKQWRDYWDMTVEPRAHPSGVPLELVEGFDTLVALPATGAEQLAAAIAPHAESAMHFARVAHDRYVASIRSSMASRSGNGNIGGEAYRAYASAIAEFEREIGRRAHSFELNVQVLPFSQRGIWWIGALTVAVTDGLRRDVVSFDAAIRPIIAELA from the coding sequence ATGGCCGACAAGCCGCAGTGGTTGATCCGCGAAGACGCGAGCGTTCCGGTGCTCGTCGCGCTCGCATTGCGCCAATCGCTCGGCATCCGGGCTCCGGAAGACCTTCCGAGCCTGCGCGATCTGCCCGTCAGAGCACCGGATGCCGTCGAGGTGACGCCCGAGCTCGAGAAGCAGTGGCGCGACTACTGGGACATGACGGTCGAACCCCGAGCGCACCCCTCCGGCGTGCCGCTCGAACTCGTCGAGGGCTTCGACACGCTCGTGGCGCTGCCCGCGACCGGAGCCGAGCAGCTCGCCGCGGCGATCGCGCCGCATGCGGAGTCGGCGATGCACTTCGCCCGCGTCGCGCACGATCGCTACGTCGCGTCGATCCGCAGCTCGATGGCGAGCAGGTCGGGCAACGGCAACATCGGCGGCGAGGCGTACCGTGCCTATGCGAGTGCGATCGCCGAGTTCGAGCGCGAGATCGGGCGGCGTGCGCATTCGTTCGAGCTCAACGTGCAGGTGCTGCCGTTCTCGCAGCGGGGGATCTGGTGGATCGGCGCTCTCACGGTCGCGGTGACCGACGGACTGCGGCGCGACGTGGTGTCGTTCGACGCGGCGATCCGGCCGATCATCGCAGAGCTGGCCTGA
- the purM gene encoding phosphoribosylformylglycinamidine cyclo-ligase, which produces MAASPTNPYSEAGVDTAAGDLAVELMKSSVRATHGPEVLGGVGGFAGLFDASALRDFRRPLLATSTDGVGTKVAIAQAIDKHDTIGQDLVGMVVDDIVVVGAKPLFMTDYIACGKVFPQRIADIVRGIAEACTATGTALIGGETAEHPGLLGPRDYDVAGAATGVVEADGILGADRVQDGDVVLAVESSGLHSNGYSLVRHIVTNAGIGYGDNAADFGKTWGEALLEPTRLYTLPLLRLIEQLGGGVHSLSHVTGGGIAANLARVLPQGSWAEVDRSTWSPSPVFRVLSDIAGSTLESAEGTWNLGIGFLAIVAADKKDAAIAALAADGMPAWQVGTVGFGARPAGEFEQGAKGVDGGAVRLVGAYADGAK; this is translated from the coding sequence GTGGCTGCCTCCCCCACCAATCCCTATTCCGAAGCCGGCGTCGATACCGCTGCAGGCGATCTCGCCGTCGAGCTGATGAAATCTTCCGTGCGCGCTACGCACGGCCCTGAAGTGCTCGGCGGTGTCGGCGGATTCGCCGGACTGTTCGACGCGAGCGCGCTGCGCGACTTCCGTCGCCCGCTGCTCGCGACCAGCACAGACGGCGTCGGCACGAAGGTCGCCATCGCGCAGGCCATCGACAAGCACGACACGATCGGCCAAGACCTCGTCGGCATGGTCGTCGACGACATCGTCGTGGTGGGCGCCAAGCCGCTCTTCATGACCGACTACATCGCCTGCGGCAAGGTCTTCCCGCAGCGCATCGCCGACATCGTGCGCGGCATCGCCGAGGCGTGCACCGCCACCGGCACCGCACTCATCGGCGGCGAGACCGCAGAGCACCCCGGTCTCCTCGGCCCGCGCGACTACGACGTGGCAGGAGCCGCGACCGGAGTCGTCGAGGCCGACGGCATCCTCGGGGCCGATCGCGTGCAGGACGGCGACGTCGTGCTCGCCGTCGAGTCCAGCGGACTGCACTCCAACGGCTACTCGCTCGTGCGCCACATCGTCACGAACGCCGGCATCGGCTATGGCGACAACGCCGCCGACTTCGGCAAGACCTGGGGCGAGGCTCTTCTCGAGCCGACGCGCCTCTACACGCTTCCGCTGCTGCGTCTGATCGAGCAGCTCGGCGGGGGAGTGCACTCGCTCAGCCACGTCACCGGCGGCGGCATCGCGGCGAACCTCGCCCGTGTGCTCCCGCAGGGCAGCTGGGCCGAGGTCGACCGCAGCACGTGGTCGCCGAGCCCGGTCTTCCGCGTGCTCAGTGACATCGCGGGATCGACGCTGGAATCGGCCGAGGGCACCTGGAACCTCGGCATCGGATTCCTCGCGATCGTCGCGGCCGACAAGAAGGATGCCGCCATCGCGGCGCTCGCGGCAGACGGCATGCCCGCGTGGCAGGTCGGAACCGTGGGCTTCGGCGCGCGTCCGGCAGGAGAGTTCGAACAGGGCGCCAAGGGCGTCGACGGTGGAGCTGTGCGCCTGGTCGGCGCCTATGCGGACGGAGCGAAGTAA